One window of Desulfovibrio sp. genomic DNA carries:
- a CDS encoding cytidine 5'-phosphate N-acetylneuraminic acid synthetase, which translates to MKERCIVIPAIKKNAVIPDQLVKKLAGVTLVERAINTARSVLPGEDIMVLTDSQEIALICERAGVRHHWNKDLRFTSLDIVTEMRGLLTELAREYAHCMILRASCPLLTWVDVEDAWKRYRDAHADSLVTVKSMRQRIWNVQGEGLESLLDEGAGEGSEKTMVVESRALIILRMSLLEKANGHTLGRGKIVPYFLNDRAIEIQGYQDWWICEHLLQRRHVVFVVAGCPAIGMGHVFRALMLAHEITNHKVSFVCTRESELAVESIARKDYKIVRQGNEELADTVLRMRPDLVVNDILNTTSAYMARLTTAGVRCVNFEDEGPGADWARLVVNALYEDRDSNERLCYGPNYFCLRDEFLGAARNPFRPELKTVLITFGGTDLNDCSRRVLDIIEPICRAYGIAIRLVAGPGYAHKDAMEAHLAKLDNPLVQFTWATNVMSRMMEGADLAICSAGRTVYELTHMRIPSMVLAHHEREARHTFARPRNGFAFVGIMDRVSDAKIRNVFLAMLKNSRRQRFWERQNALDFTANKARVVGLMQNILQEGSASPQAESAAP; encoded by the coding sequence GTGAAAGAACGCTGCATCGTCATACCTGCCATCAAAAAAAACGCCGTCATTCCTGACCAGCTGGTTAAAAAGCTGGCAGGGGTTACGCTTGTTGAAAGGGCCATCAACACCGCGCGCAGCGTGCTGCCCGGTGAAGACATCATGGTGCTGACCGACAGCCAGGAAATTGCGCTCATCTGTGAGCGCGCGGGTGTGCGTCACCACTGGAACAAGGATCTGCGCTTCACGAGCCTTGATATTGTTACCGAAATGCGCGGTCTGCTCACCGAGCTTGCGCGCGAGTATGCGCACTGCATGATTTTGCGGGCCTCGTGCCCCCTGCTGACCTGGGTGGATGTGGAAGACGCCTGGAAGCGCTACCGCGATGCCCATGCCGACAGCCTTGTTACGGTCAAGAGCATGCGTCAGCGTATCTGGAACGTGCAGGGTGAAGGGCTGGAAAGCCTGCTGGACGAAGGCGCGGGTGAAGGCAGCGAAAAAACCATGGTGGTCGAAAGCCGCGCCCTTATCATCCTGCGCATGTCGCTGCTTGAAAAAGCCAACGGCCACACGCTGGGACGTGGCAAGATCGTGCCCTATTTTCTCAACGACAGGGCCATTGAAATTCAGGGCTATCAGGACTGGTGGATTTGCGAACACCTTTTGCAGCGGCGTCATGTGGTCTTTGTGGTGGCTGGCTGCCCGGCCATCGGGATGGGGCACGTGTTTCGCGCGCTTATGCTGGCCCACGAAATCACCAACCACAAGGTAAGCTTTGTGTGCACGCGCGAGAGCGAGCTTGCCGTAGAAAGCATTGCCCGCAAGGATTACAAAATCGTGCGTCAGGGCAACGAGGAACTGGCGGACACTGTGCTGCGCATGCGACCTGATCTGGTGGTTAACGATATTCTCAACACCACCTCTGCCTACATGGCGCGCCTGACCACGGCGGGCGTGCGCTGCGTGAATTTTGAGGACGAAGGCCCCGGTGCCGACTGGGCGCGTCTGGTGGTCAATGCCCTGTATGAAGACAGGGACAGCAACGAGCGCCTGTGCTACGGGCCAAACTACTTTTGCCTGCGCGACGAATTTCTGGGTGCGGCACGCAATCCCTTCCGGCCAGAGCTCAAGACCGTGCTCATTACCTTTGGCGGTACAGATCTCAACGACTGTTCGCGCCGGGTGCTCGATATCATTGAGCCCATCTGTCGGGCCTACGGCATTGCCATCCGTCTGGTGGCGGGGCCGGGTTATGCGCACAAAGACGCCATGGAAGCGCACCTTGCCAAACTGGACAACCCGCTTGTGCAGTTTACCTGGGCCACCAACGTCATGAGCCGCATGATGGAAGGGGCCGACCTTGCCATCTGTTCCGCCGGGCGCACTGTGTACGAGCTGACCCACATGCGCATTCCCTCCATGGTGCTGGCCCACCATGAGCGCGAGGCGCGCCACACCTTTGCCCGTCCCCGCAACGGGTTTGCCTTTGTGGGCATCATGGACAGGGTGAGCGATGCCAAGATCCGGAATGTTTTTCTGGCCATGCTCAAGAATTCCCGGCGGCAGCGCTTCTGGGAAAGGCAGAATGCCCTTGATTTTACGGCCAACAAGGCGCGCGTGGTGGGCCTGATGCAGAACATTCTGCAAGAAGGCTCAGCCAGCCCACAGGCGGAATCTGCCGCGCCGTAA
- a CDS encoding NTP transferase domain-containing protein, translating into MPKTGKVIAIIQARLGSTRLPMKSLLCLRDVPVIDWVTRRLAQAAKLDGIMVAVPDTPLDLVLLDHLKRRGVPCVAGSEDDVLARFCLAARTADAGRVVRVCADNPLIWGGAIDRLVDFYDQGNWDYAYNHIPRNNLWPDGLGAEILSRELLDELDARATQTSQREHCLNYIWDNATSFKIGTFDPEEDWLRRPDLKLDMDRPDDFCRLALKPITPEMDAREIVRVFG; encoded by the coding sequence ATGCCCAAGACCGGCAAGGTTATAGCCATTATTCAGGCCCGCCTCGGCTCCACGCGGCTTCCCATGAAATCTTTGCTCTGCCTGCGTGATGTGCCCGTTATCGACTGGGTTACGCGTCGGCTTGCCCAGGCGGCAAAGCTCGACGGCATCATGGTGGCCGTGCCCGATACCCCGCTTGATCTCGTGCTGCTCGACCACCTGAAAAGACGTGGCGTGCCCTGCGTGGCCGGGTCGGAGGACGACGTGCTGGCCCGTTTCTGTCTGGCGGCCCGCACGGCCGACGCCGGGCGTGTGGTGCGCGTGTGCGCCGATAACCCCCTTATCTGGGGTGGGGCCATTGACCGGCTGGTGGATTTTTATGATCAGGGCAATTGGGATTACGCGTACAACCATATTCCGCGCAACAACCTGTGGCCTGACGGCCTTGGGGCAGAGATTCTCTCTCGCGAACTGCTGGACGAACTGGACGCAAGGGCCACCCAGACCTCGCAGCGCGAGCACTGCCTCAACTACATATGGGACAATGCCACCAGTTTTAAAATAGGCACGTTTGACCCAGAAGAAGACTGGCTACGCCGTCCCGACCTCAAGCTGGACATGGACAGGCCCGACGACTTCTGCCGTCTGGCGCTCAAGCCCATCACGCCCGAGATGGACGCTAGGGAAATAGTGCGGGTTTTCGGCTAG
- a CDS encoding phospholipase D-like domain-containing protein: MLLFVETVGLIVAHILSWVAVCHALLTKHDPRAALGWTVTALFLPVLGPILYACFGISRAESRASRIMRRQQPLEPDYAHPPFSKIPPENIPDSIVRMEHIGRVLTEQHLSSGNSISPLRNGDQAYPAMIEAIEKARDHVFLCTYIFNAGQVATAFGEAMARAAERGVDVRLLVDGIGMLYSLRKPWKKLAQRGVQVTQFLPPRLFPPNFSINLRNHRKMLVCDSVAFTGGMNIADDNLAAGKTKYVQDMHFRCEGPIVDQLRRAFLLNWGFCTNSYTPLPATTTLPRGDSRCRIIMDGPGSEADILNDIYCAVINAARRSVRIMTPYFLPSHGLVSALRSAGQRGVDVRIVLPAKNNLFYVHWAQYRLLPTLLQSGVRVWYQPPPFAHTKLLAVDGYYCQIGSANLDARSLRLNFELNMEVFNPDVHDQITAHIDRAIIMGKEITDDDLSSMPLLIKLRNAACWIFSPYL, encoded by the coding sequence ATGCTGCTTTTTGTAGAAACTGTGGGTCTGATTGTTGCCCACATTTTGTCGTGGGTTGCGGTGTGCCATGCCCTGCTGACCAAGCATGACCCCCGTGCAGCCCTTGGCTGGACAGTAACAGCCCTCTTTCTGCCTGTTCTGGGGCCCATTCTGTACGCCTGTTTTGGCATAAGCAGAGCAGAGAGCAGGGCCAGCCGCATCATGCGGCGGCAGCAGCCGCTGGAACCCGACTACGCGCACCCGCCTTTTTCAAAAATTCCGCCAGAAAACATCCCCGACAGCATTGTTCGCATGGAGCACATTGGCCGTGTGCTCACCGAGCAGCATCTGAGCAGTGGCAACAGCATCAGCCCCCTGCGCAACGGAGATCAGGCCTACCCTGCCATGATCGAGGCCATCGAAAAGGCCAGGGACCATGTTTTTCTCTGTACCTACATATTCAATGCCGGGCAGGTGGCCACCGCCTTTGGCGAAGCCATGGCCCGCGCTGCGGAGCGCGGAGTGGACGTGCGCCTGCTGGTTGACGGCATCGGCATGCTCTACTCGCTGCGCAAACCGTGGAAAAAGCTTGCGCAACGGGGCGTTCAGGTCACCCAGTTTCTGCCGCCGCGCCTGTTCCCGCCCAATTTCAGCATTAACCTGCGCAACCACCGCAAAATGCTGGTGTGCGACAGCGTGGCCTTTACCGGCGGCATGAACATTGCCGACGACAATCTGGCCGCAGGCAAGACAAAGTACGTGCAGGACATGCACTTCAGGTGCGAAGGCCCCATTGTGGACCAGCTGCGCCGGGCCTTTCTGCTCAACTGGGGCTTCTGCACAAACAGTTACACGCCCCTGCCGGCCACAACCACCCTGCCGCGCGGCGACAGCCGCTGCCGTATCATCATGGACGGCCCAGGTTCAGAAGCCGATATCCTCAACGATATTTACTGCGCCGTGATCAACGCGGCCCGCCGCTCGGTGCGCATCATGACGCCCTACTTCCTGCCATCGCACGGGCTGGTTTCAGCCCTGCGTTCGGCTGGTCAGCGCGGGGTGGACGTGCGCATTGTGCTGCCCGCCAAAAACAATCTTTTTTACGTGCACTGGGCGCAATACCGCCTGCTGCCCACCCTGCTGCAATCGGGCGTGCGCGTGTGGTACCAGCCGCCGCCCTTTGCCCACACCAAACTGCTGGCCGTGGATGGCTATTATTGCCAGATAGGCTCTGCCAATCTGGATGCGCGCAGCCTGCGCCTGAATTTTGAGCTGAACATGGAAGTGTTCAACCCGGACGTGCACGACCAGATCACCGCCCACATCGACAGGGCCATCATCATGGGCAAGGAAATCACCGACGACGATCTGTCCAGCATGCCCCTGCTCATAAAGCTGCGCAACGCCGCCTGCTGGATATTTTCTCCCTACCTGTAG
- a CDS encoding universal stress protein, whose product MYKTVLIPVSGKNGLTRAKTALTHAHSLASGDIVLLHVFEPLPQIVGGEAHAELLAEQKAKGQTLLNSVMADSNMAAERVRCRVDEGTPAETIIRVAHEENADLIIMFTDGRDGLQDMLLGSVTERVLRNTDTALMVIRR is encoded by the coding sequence ATGTACAAAACAGTTCTTATTCCCGTAAGTGGCAAAAACGGTCTGACCCGCGCAAAAACGGCCCTGACCCACGCCCATAGCCTCGCCAGCGGGGATATTGTTTTACTGCACGTTTTTGAACCCCTGCCCCAGATCGTGGGCGGCGAAGCCCATGCCGAGCTTCTTGCGGAACAGAAGGCCAAGGGGCAGACCCTGCTCAACAGCGTCATGGCCGATTCCAACATGGCGGCCGAGCGTGTTCGCTGCCGTGTGGACGAAGGCACCCCTGCCGAGACCATCATCCGGGTGGCCCATGAGGAAAATGCCGACCTCATCATCATGTTCACCGATGGCCGTGACGGCCTGCAGGACATGCTGCTGGGCTCTGTGACCGAACGCGTGCTGCGCAACACCGACACCGCTCTGATGGTCATACGCCGCTAG